The region CAGATATCGGTATCCAAATTTTTGATCCACGCGATGGTATTGGCGAACCGCAGACACTCTGCTACCCTAACGCCTCATCTATTGGTGAACATTGGAGCCGACTGTTTCCGTATGCCAAGGGTCCGATTTATGTTTACGCACCACAGCATACACATCCACACCCGTCTTTCAGCCCAGACGGCAAGCACGTTGTATTCACATCTGATCGGAGTGGATATGCTCAAATTTACGAGGCAACTCTCAAAATAGTTAACAGTTAACAATCGTCAGCCCCAAAAGACAACTTTTAAACGAAACCCCTTAACTGAAAACTGAAAACCGATAACCGATACCCCTAAAAAAAGGAGAAACAAATGCCAGTCGTCATACCGCGCCTCGTTGTTGAAGTGTTCCAACATACAAATTTTCGGGGCAGAATGGGATATGTCGTAGAGCCTGTTCCTTTTACACGAGACATCGGATTTCAAGACAATATTTCTTCTGTTCGGGTCTATAAGGGTCCGAATTTCTCATCGAATCCGAACTACAAAGTTATCCTTTACCAGCATCGCAACTTCCGCGGTAAAAAATTGGCACTCGGACCTGGGTTTTATCCGAATCTGCACGATACTGCTTACAACTTCGCAGACAGAATCTCATCAATCAACTTCGGTTCTACGCTGGAAGTGGTTGGCCCGGAGTGGGGGACTATCCCGCTGATCGTGGACTGCTACGAGCACGTCGAATTCCGGGGTAGAAAAATAACCATCCTGCGCGATATAGCCAACCTACGAGATGCCCAAGGCAGGACTTGGTTTGAAGACAGAATTTCATCAATTCGTATCTTCAAAGGACCCGACTTCCCCTCACACGGGGCGGAGGTCGTCTTTTACGAACACCCTGACTTTGAGGGCATGGCCTTACCCATCCGTATGGAACCCTCGGAATACAAAAAGGAGCTACCGAACCTCCATTTATTACCCCAAAACTTCGGGGATTCTATCTCGGCTGTGAAGATTGAAGGATGGGCATCTTCTGGTGAATTCACAGAGATGGTATTTGAAGATGAATTCATCGGAAACCGTATGCGTCCAGAATGGCGATGGGAGGATCCGAAAGGCGGTGGTTCCTGGGCAGAACGCCAAGGCTACTTAGAAATGCGGACTGAACCCGGACAAGACCTTTGGCACGGTCCAGATGGCAGAAGCGGCGATATGAGTGCCCCGCGTCTTCTCATGGAAGTTCCTGGAGACTTCGCCATTGAAACCCGCATGCGAATCTCGTCTCAACTCAAGGAACACGGTGGTTTATTAGTTTGGAAAAATCCGAACCGATTCCTTCGACTTGAGAAAACCTCGGGACCCCATGCCTTTAGAGGGGATGTCCGATTTGAACGTCACGTTGGACGCTCATTTCATTTACGCGGACGCAGCAGTGGACTCAGAAAGGCACGTGAACTCTTTTTACGTATGGAACGCAGAGGAAACCAGTTCTCAGCTTTCGCCAGTGGCGATGGCATCCAATGGAAAAGCTGCGGACAAACGAATGTTGGTATGGGAAATTCGGTGCATGTTGGACTACATTCACTATGTCCGGGGAACATTCCACCAACCTTGACCCGTTTCGATTTCTTCCGAGTGTTCAAGCGCAAAAGTGAGGTTGCTGAATATCGTCCCATTGTCGCTGAACAACACGGTCAGATGTCTGACGAAGAGCGTGAACGTCAAATCGCCGATCGGCGCGAACGTGCCATGCGCGATATGTTTTAGAATAGTTGATAGTCAATAACCGATAAAAGGAGGAATGAATCATGTGTGTAAAGAACAATGTCCATTTTCAGAGCAGACATTTTGTGGAAAATTCGCGATCCCTTACATTTTTTGCGAATGCCAAACGCGCATTCGTCCTGCTCCTCCTCGCGTGCCTCCTATGGAACGCCCAGCCTGCCGATGCCATTACTGGTGCGGTTGAAGATGGTTTGATCGCCTATTGGTCCTTTGACAAAGACACGGTAAAGATAAAAACTGAGGCGGTCGATATCTTGTCAGGACTCGCTGCTGCCGTCCACGGGGATCCTGAACTCGCACCTGCCGGCGACTGTAAAGTGGGCGAGTGCGTCCTTTTTGATGGCAGTGTTGACCGCTTCCTCGTCGAAGACTCAACCCCACCGAAAATCGATCGTGACTGGGAGGAAATTACGCTGGAATGCTGGGTCTATATCAACGCCTTGGACGACAGTTGGAACCGGATTATCTCACTTGACGATATGCCATCGAACACCGCAGTCGCGAGTCTCTATTACGACGATGACGACAACCAACACGGGTTTTTCGTCAGAGCGGGCGGCAAATCAACGGTGGCAGCACAGGACAATGTCTTGGAGGACATTCCACTTGAGGAGTGGTTGCACCTCGTAGGCACCTATGATGGCGCAACGGTTCACTATTATGTGAATGGAAAACAGGAAAAAAAGTATGCCATGAAGGGGGGAAAACTACCAAAAGGGGGACTCCTTCTCGGCATAGGGGACCGGTCAGATGGCTGTGATTGCGATACAATCCAAGGATATATTGACGAATTTCGTATCTATGATCGTGTTCTGAGCGCAGCGGAAGTTCAGAACAACATGAAAGCCACAGGGCTTGATGTCAGTCCTTCTTCAAGTAAACTGAGCGTTACATGGGGACATATCAAAGCAAGACGGAGATAGATAACCAAAACGTGTAAGCCCAAGCATCGCGTCGGGCTGGATATACGGACAGGAACGTTCTGTGAGAAACCTCCCTGAACGAACCGCAAGGAAAGTTTAAAAAATGGAAACGATTGGAATTGGTGTTATCGGATGCGGCGGCATGGGCAGAAGCCTTGCCACCAGTGCAGACGCTGTTGAGGGAATAGAGGTCATCTCCGTCAGCGATGTGCAAGCGGCACTGGCTGAAAAACTCGCGACAGACCTTAGTGTGTCCTATACGTTAGACTACCATGAATTACTCGCCGATAATCGGATTCGTGCGGTTCTAATTGCGTCGCCCCCATTTATGCACTCACCAATGGCAGTCGATGCGGCGAACGCAGGCAAACACGTCTTTTCCGAAAAACCGATGGCACCTACGTTAGAGGCGTGCGACGCCATGATTGCCGCCGCAGCGGACAACGGGGTCAAACTTACGATCGGTTTGGTGTGTCGTTACCACGGCACACATTCCGTTGTTCGCGAAATCGTGCAGAGTGGAGAACTGGGTGCCCCCGCCTGTATGATGGTGCATCGCATCGGCGGACCGTGGAGCAGCGGATATAGTCACACCCCGTGGCGACTGGAACGTGCGAAGTCTGGTGGGACCCTCATGGAAATCAACGCCCATGAAATAGACTTTATGCGGTGGACGTGTGGTGATGTCACTGCTGTCTATGCCGCCGGCGGACAATACGGACCCGATAAGAGCGACTATCCTGATGTCGTGCTGGCTTCCTTGCAATTTGCAAACGGAGCCGTTGGATTGCTCCACTCCAGTCATGTCTCCGCTGTCGGTGGGTATGGCGGACGCGTCGATTGTGAAGGCGGTTCCATCTATTTTCCACAGACCTGGGGGGGCGATGCGACTATCCAGATTAAACCTTTTGAGGGTGAAGGACGAGAGATTAAAGTGGCGGATATTAACGTGCCGCCGCCCGTTCAAGAAGAGATTCGCGTTTTCGTAGACGCAATCCGTAACGATACACAACCCCCTATCACAGGGTTAGACGGTCGTGCTGCCGCTGAAATCGCGTTAGCCGCATACCAATCTGTTGAGAGCGGACAATCTGTTCCGTTGCCCCTTTAATGGCAAGATGAGGAAAAGTGATCAGTTTTCAGTTAAGAGAGTTGGGAAGTGTTCTAAAGTTGTTGATTACTTCCTAACTTTACAGACTTTAGCACACTATCAAACTTTCTGCCGGACCCGTAGCCCGTAAGCGTAGCGGAGGGGTTTTGGCTTGGGTGTTTCCTTTAGATATACGGAAAGGCACGTGAAATCATTAACCTACCTGACCGAACCGCAAGGAATAATTAAAAAATGAGAATTTCAGTCTGGGATGTTGGACTTTCAGATAGCTACCTCAAACAGGTTACACAACTCGGTGCAGATTGCATCGACTTTGGAGGCGGTAACGCCTTCCCCGGAGTTGAAGAGCAGGGTTACCCCGACTTGGACGAAGTCCTGAAAATCAAGAAACGGATCCGTTCGTGGGGACTCGACATCAACCGCGTGACACTCCCGAACATCACAGAAAAGTTTATGCAGGGTCAACCCGATGGCGAAAAGGAATTAGAGAACACGTGTAACGCCCTCCGGGTTTTCGCGGAAGCCGGAGTCCCTATTGCACGCCAGCGGTTTTGGGGGGATACGTTTGACTACCTCATGACACGTTATTCATCCGTCCATCGAGGTGGTTATACCTCCCGCGGCGAAAGCCGTGCCGCAACCCAAGATCCACCCGCTATCCCAACGATGGAGGCACTCGACGAATGGTGGAAACGCTTCACCGAAGTCTACGGTGCGCTCGTCCCTATCGCCGACGAATACGACATAAAACTCGCGATTCATCCGTCAGACGTGCCGAATCCGGACACACCGCTCGGCAGTCTCGGTTTCCACCGTGTCACGGACACCTTCCCCAGCAGAAACGTTGGCTATCTTTATTGTTGTGGCACGCGTGCGGAAGCCGGCGGGAGTGCGATTGTCCTTGACGAAATCAACAACTACGGACGTAAAGGACGTATCTTCATGGTTCACCTACGGAACGTCCGCGGTAGCCTCGCAACAGCCGGTGCGTTTGAGGAAGTCCTGCTCGATGACGGGGATATGAACGCCTTCAAAATCGTCCGAGAACTCCAAAAGGTCGGATTTGACGGATGCATCAACGCCGATCACATCCCGAAATTGGAGGGTGATGTTGGGTTAGCTTATTCTGTCGGCTACATCAAGGCACTTTTCGCAGCATTGGCGGCATAACACTAAAGTGCTTATGTATAGTTTAGATCCTTTGACCCCTCAAAATCAGGAGAAGTGGGATACTATTCTTCGGCAATGTCCAGAGATGACCGCCTTCCAAAGCCTCGCGTGGCGGGATGCATTAGCGACCACATTCAGCCAATTCACCCCAACTTACCTACTCATCAATCAAGATGACGCAGTGATAGGTGGGCTGCCTGCCTTCGTTTTTCAACCGATACCCGGTATCCGTCTATGGCACTCAATGCCGTGGAATCTGTTTGGGGGTATCCACCTTATTGAATCAACGCAAATTAACCCTGAAACCCTGATAAAGTCCATTGAAGCCACAGCAGCGACAGAGGGGTGGTGTGAAATCCGTTGGACATTGACCCCTAAGTGCACCAAGAGGGACGGTGATCTTTTCACTGAAATGGGCTACGAACGGACAAACCATTTCACACATCTTTTGCAAACAGACGGAGATGTTGAATCCCTCTGGCATGCTTACAATAAACGGGTCCGGGGCGCGGTCCGAAAGGCAGAGAAATCGGGCGTGACAGTCACGGATACAGACAGTGAAGGGGCTTTATCCACGTTTTACGACATGTATCTTATGACAGTGAAACGGTTAGGGGGCACCCCGAAGCCGCGTGCGTTTATGCAAGCCCTCCTGGATCGGAAAATCGCCAAGCTTGCCATTGCCACATATCACGGCACAATTATCGCAGGACTGCTCTATCTACACTTCAATAAGACTGTAACGTTGTGGTGTGAAGCATCCGTGCCAGCGTTCTTGAAATACCGCCCTAACAACGCGATTTTCCACCACATTATCACACGGGCGTGTTGTGAGCAATACGAATGGGTGGATTTCGGGGCATCGCCGCCAGAGAACACAGGGTTAATTGCGCATAAGGAACAGTATCGCGCCGTCCGAACAGACTTCGCCAGTTACACGAAGGTCGTTTCGCCACTGAAAAAGGCGTTGTGGACAAAGAGTGAAGGCGCACTTCGCCAAATTTACACATGGATGCAGCAGATTTAGATCGGATTCACCAGAAACCATCGTGAAACGAAGTGGAACGATGCCCAGGAGCAATAAATTAAAAAAATGGAACGTAAACCCAATTTAATCTTTGTTTTCGGCGACCAGCATCGCCAATGTGATGTTGGATGCGCAGGCAACCCGCAAGTCCAAACGCCTGCGATGGATCAACTCGCACAGGAAGGTATGTTTTTTCCGAATACCTTCACCAATGTCCCGATATGTGTGCCGGCGCGTGGATGCCTGATGACAGGTAAATACCCTTTGAACCACAAAGCCGTTTCTAACGATCTGCCGCTTCCTTTGACGGAGACCGGCATTGCGGAAGTCTTCAAAGCAGCGGATTATGCCACGGGTTACATCGGTAAATGGCACCTCGGCGGCATGCCGAGAGACAAGTTCATCACACCTGAGATGCGGTTTGGCTTCGATCATTGGATCGGATGGAATTGTCACCACGACTATTTCAATGCCCCGTATCACGACTCCGAGGGCAATCGGTTCCAGATTGATGGTTACGAACCGGAGTTCCAAACCGATAAAGCGATTGATTACTGCCGAGAACATGCCGATGAACCCTTCTGCCTCTATATGAGTTGGGGACCGCCACATAACCCATACCCACACGTGCCCGAACGCTACAAGGAGATGTATCCACCAGACCAGATTCAGTTGCGTCCGAACGCCGTGGATACACCGGAGACCCGGGAGGATCTTTCCGGCTACTACGCGCATATCACTGCGCTGGATGAAAATCTCGGACGTTTGATGGCTGCGCTCGACGACATCGGTATCGCTGACGATACGATCCTTGTCTACACCTCTGACCACGGGGATATGCTCGGTAGCCACGGACACGTCAGAAAAGAACGTCCATGGGAAGAATCCGCCCGTATTCCTTTCATGATCCGCTGGCCCCGCAGAATCCCAGCAGGTGTTACTCGCGACACCTTGCTCAGTCTCGTTGACTTTATGCCGTCAATGCTGTCGCTGTGCGATTTGCAGATTCCAGAAGGCGTAGAGGGGATCGACCTCTCAGAAGCGATGCTTGGTAATACGATTGACGAACCACAATCTGTCCTACTTGAAGTCCCGTTGCACGGCAGTGAAGGTTTCAACTTCGGTATCCGCGAGTGGCGTGGTGTCCGCACGCATCGCTACACTTATGCCCGTCATTACGACGGAACGGGGTGGCTGCTTTACGATAACGACAACGATCCGTATCAGATGAACAACCTCATTGACGACGAAGATTCGCAAGACCTCCGCACAGAACTCGAAGCGGACCTTCAACGGTGGCTCACCCGCGTAAACGATCCATGTTTGTCCGGACTGGATCACATCCGGCAACTGGGGTTGTCGGAGTTATGGAATATCAGCGAACAGCGGTTCGGTGGAAGAAATCCACGCTGGGCATAATTTTCCAATTACGCTTTACCATAAAGACAACATAGGAGATATCACCTATGACTGATGAAGAAAAATTTCGATTTGACTTAACTGGATTCCTCGTTCGTCCTGCGATCCTCGAACAGGACGAAGTAGAGGCAATCGTTGATCAGATTGACCAGATACATCACAACAAAGAATCTTTACCGCCGGAACACCGTGCCGTCCCGGGTGGTCCCACGAGCGTCCTAATTGATCATCCCAAAGTTCTGGAGGTCCTACATGAAATCATCGGACCCGAGATCCGGTTAGAGCACAGTTACTCTGTCTGGCGCGAAAAAGGGCAGAGACACGGTGAACTCCATGGCGGTGGACCCAGACAGGCAGATCCAATTTTCGGGTATCGTGTTAACAACGGACAGATTCACGCCGGAATGGTGCGTGTCGTCTTTGAACTCACAGATATTTCCAAAAAGGATGGTGGGACGCACTTTATCGTTGGGAGCCACAAATCCAACTTCCCGATGCATCCTGACCACATGTCGTTAGAGGAAGGGAAGCGGAGCCCGTTTCTGATGACCTACGAATGTCCCGCTGGCAGTGCAATCTTCTTCACGGAAAACCTGTGTCACGCCGGTCCCGTGTGGCAACGAGAGACACCGCGTGTCGCAGTGCTAAACGCCTACGCGCATCTCGCAACACATTGGCACCGTCTACCGATTCCGCCTGAAGTTCTGTCCGCTTTATCGCGTGAAAAGCAGGCATATTTCCGTGAACCGTGGGTTGCGGACTTTCGGACACGCCCGGCAACGAGAAATACGATTGACCGGTTCCTTAACAACGACGAACCACCTGTGAATACCGATCGCAAGCCATAAACCATCGCGAAATGCAGTAGAACGGTGACTAAGTTTAATGGTTAAAAAAATGAAGAAACGGGTACTCATTATCGGTTGGGATTGTGCCGCTCCTGAACTGGTCTTTGATGCTTTTAAAGCTGATATGCCCAACACACGTCGTTTGATGGCAGAAGGTATCTACGGCGAATTGGAAAGCACGATTCCCCCAATCACCGTGCCAGCATGGATGTGCATGATGACCAGCCGGGATCCGGGTGAACTCGGCATCTATGGGTTTCGCAACCGCAAGGACTATTCCTACGACGCACTCAGTATCGCCAACGCACACGCCATCAAGGTGCCAACGCTCTGGGATCTGTTAGGGCAAGCAGGAAAGAAATCTGTGGTTTTGGGAGTGCCACTCACCTATCCGGCGAAACCCTTTCCAGGATGGATGGTCACGAGCTTCCTCACCCCCAATCTCAACTCGCAATGGACCTTTCCCCGGCGACTGTCGCGGGAAATTGCACAAGTCGCAAGCGATTACATGATTGATATACCGAATTTTCGGACCGATCGGCGCGCCGAACTGGCGCAACAACTCCTCAAAATGACCGCCGAACGTTTCAAGCTCGCACGCTATCTGCTTGAAACAAAGGATTGGGACCTCTTTACAATGGTTGAAATGGGGTCGGATCGACTCCAGCACGCTTTCTGGCGGTTTTGGGATAAAACGCATCCAAAGTATGAACCGAACTCACCTTTCTCGGAAACGATGCGGAACTACTATCGCGCCCTCGATGCCGAACTCGGAGAAACGTTAGCGTGCGTAGATGAAGACACCACGGTCATGATTGTCTCTGATCATGGTGCCAAACGGATGGACGGGGGTATCTGCATCAATGAATGGCTCCGAAAGCACGGTTATTTGACGCTTAAAACCGAACCGCAAGGAATTACACGATGGACAGCGGATTTAGTGGATTGGGAAAAAACAAAGGTATGGGGTGAAGGCGGGTACTATGGGCGGATTTTCATAAACGTTGAAGGTAGAGAACCGCATGGAACTGTTAGTGCGGGAGACTATGAAAACGTCCGCGATGAATTGAAGGCGCACCTCGAAGCAATTGTAGACGAGGTGGGAGTTAACATCGGCACACGCGTTTTCAAACCTGAAGAGGTTTACCGAGAATGCCGAAACATCGCGCCGGATCTGATCGTCTACTTCGGTAATCTTTTCTGGCGTTCAGTCGGCAGCGTGGGATACAACAGCATCTATACCTACGAGAACGACACGGGTCCTGACGATTGCAACCACGCCGAGATGGGAATGTTCATCATAAAAAATGGGGAACAAGCACAAGGGCTGGTTGCTCCCAAAAGTCTGTACGATATTGCCCCGACAGTTCTGAATGAGTTCGGCATCGACATCCCAGCAGCAATGCAAGGGTATCCGATGTAGGGGCGAGGTTATCTCGTCCTCACAGCGTTAACAATCGCCTCTGCGACAACTTCCGCTGCGAGAATACCAACAGTATTTACACTGCTTCCGGTATGTGAACCTGTGGCAAGCGCAAAAAGCGTATCTCCATCGAACATCGTATGCGCGGGACGAATCGCACGTGCCATCCCATCGTGAGCCATCTCTGCGACCCGGTGGACCTCTGCGGGGGAAAGTGTCGCATTTGTAGCCACAACCCCGATCGTCGTGTTCGTTCCCTGCACTAAATTCGCATCCAAGAGTCGTTCCGTGAGGTCTACGAAATTGTCGTTCTCTTTTCCACCCACGAGAATCTCACCTGTCCTCGGATGCACAACGTTACCAAGCGCATTTACAACCACAAT is a window of Candidatus Poribacteria bacterium DNA encoding:
- a CDS encoding peptidoglycan bridge formation glycyltransferase FemA/FemB family protein, giving the protein MYSLDPLTPQNQEKWDTILRQCPEMTAFQSLAWRDALATTFSQFTPTYLLINQDDAVIGGLPAFVFQPIPGIRLWHSMPWNLFGGIHLIESTQINPETLIKSIEATAATEGWCEIRWTLTPKCTKRDGDLFTEMGYERTNHFTHLLQTDGDVESLWHAYNKRVRGAVRKAEKSGVTVTDTDSEGALSTFYDMYLMTVKRLGGTPKPRAFMQALLDRKIAKLAIATYHGTIIAGLLYLHFNKTVTLWCEASVPAFLKYRPNNAIFHHIITRACCEQYEWVDFGASPPENTGLIAHKEQYRAVRTDFASYTKVVSPLKKALWTKSEGALRQIYTWMQQI
- a CDS encoding sulfatase — encoded protein: MERKPNLIFVFGDQHRQCDVGCAGNPQVQTPAMDQLAQEGMFFPNTFTNVPICVPARGCLMTGKYPLNHKAVSNDLPLPLTETGIAEVFKAADYATGYIGKWHLGGMPRDKFITPEMRFGFDHWIGWNCHHDYFNAPYHDSEGNRFQIDGYEPEFQTDKAIDYCREHADEPFCLYMSWGPPHNPYPHVPERYKEMYPPDQIQLRPNAVDTPETREDLSGYYAHITALDENLGRLMAALDDIGIADDTILVYTSDHGDMLGSHGHVRKERPWEESARIPFMIRWPRRIPAGVTRDTLLSLVDFMPSMLSLCDLQIPEGVEGIDLSEAMLGNTIDEPQSVLLEVPLHGSEGFNFGIREWRGVRTHRYTYARHYDGTGWLLYDNDNDPYQMNNLIDDEDSQDLRTELEADLQRWLTRVNDPCLSGLDHIRQLGLSELWNISEQRFGGRNPRWA
- a CDS encoding LamG domain-containing protein, coding for MCVKNNVHFQSRHFVENSRSLTFFANAKRAFVLLLLACLLWNAQPADAITGAVEDGLIAYWSFDKDTVKIKTEAVDILSGLAAAVHGDPELAPAGDCKVGECVLFDGSVDRFLVEDSTPPKIDRDWEEITLECWVYINALDDSWNRIISLDDMPSNTAVASLYYDDDDNQHGFFVRAGGKSTVAAQDNVLEDIPLEEWLHLVGTYDGATVHYYVNGKQEKKYAMKGGKLPKGGLLLGIGDRSDGCDCDTIQGYIDEFRIYDRVLSAAEVQNNMKATGLDVSPSSSKLSVTWGHIKARRR
- a CDS encoding DUF1349 domain-containing protein, translating into MPVVIPRLVVEVFQHTNFRGRMGYVVEPVPFTRDIGFQDNISSVRVYKGPNFSSNPNYKVILYQHRNFRGKKLALGPGFYPNLHDTAYNFADRISSINFGSTLEVVGPEWGTIPLIVDCYEHVEFRGRKITILRDIANLRDAQGRTWFEDRISSIRIFKGPDFPSHGAEVVFYEHPDFEGMALPIRMEPSEYKKELPNLHLLPQNFGDSISAVKIEGWASSGEFTEMVFEDEFIGNRMRPEWRWEDPKGGGSWAERQGYLEMRTEPGQDLWHGPDGRSGDMSAPRLLMEVPGDFAIETRMRISSQLKEHGGLLVWKNPNRFLRLEKTSGPHAFRGDVRFERHVGRSFHLRGRSSGLRKARELFLRMERRGNQFSAFASGDGIQWKSCGQTNVGMGNSVHVGLHSLCPGNIPPTLTRFDFFRVFKRKSEVAEYRPIVAEQHGQMSDEERERQIADRRERAMRDMF
- a CDS encoding Gfo/Idh/MocA family oxidoreductase encodes the protein METIGIGVIGCGGMGRSLATSADAVEGIEVISVSDVQAALAEKLATDLSVSYTLDYHELLADNRIRAVLIASPPFMHSPMAVDAANAGKHVFSEKPMAPTLEACDAMIAAAADNGVKLTIGLVCRYHGTHSVVREIVQSGELGAPACMMVHRIGGPWSSGYSHTPWRLERAKSGGTLMEINAHEIDFMRWTCGDVTAVYAAGGQYGPDKSDYPDVVLASLQFANGAVGLLHSSHVSAVGGYGGRVDCEGGSIYFPQTWGGDATIQIKPFEGEGREIKVADINVPPPVQEEIRVFVDAIRNDTQPPITGLDGRAAAEIALAAYQSVESGQSVPLPL
- a CDS encoding phosphodiesterase — translated: MVKKMKKRVLIIGWDCAAPELVFDAFKADMPNTRRLMAEGIYGELESTIPPITVPAWMCMMTSRDPGELGIYGFRNRKDYSYDALSIANAHAIKVPTLWDLLGQAGKKSVVLGVPLTYPAKPFPGWMVTSFLTPNLNSQWTFPRRLSREIAQVASDYMIDIPNFRTDRRAELAQQLLKMTAERFKLARYLLETKDWDLFTMVEMGSDRLQHAFWRFWDKTHPKYEPNSPFSETMRNYYRALDAELGETLACVDEDTTVMIVSDHGAKRMDGGICINEWLRKHGYLTLKTEPQGITRWTADLVDWEKTKVWGEGGYYGRIFINVEGREPHGTVSAGDYENVRDELKAHLEAIVDEVGVNIGTRVFKPEEVYRECRNIAPDLIVYFGNLFWRSVGSVGYNSIYTYENDTGPDDCNHAEMGMFIIKNGEQAQGLVAPKSLYDIAPTVLNEFGIDIPAAMQGYPM
- a CDS encoding TIM barrel protein, encoding MRISVWDVGLSDSYLKQVTQLGADCIDFGGGNAFPGVEEQGYPDLDEVLKIKKRIRSWGLDINRVTLPNITEKFMQGQPDGEKELENTCNALRVFAEAGVPIARQRFWGDTFDYLMTRYSSVHRGGYTSRGESRAATQDPPAIPTMEALDEWWKRFTEVYGALVPIADEYDIKLAIHPSDVPNPDTPLGSLGFHRVTDTFPSRNVGYLYCCGTRAEAGGSAIVLDEINNYGRKGRIFMVHLRNVRGSLATAGAFEEVLLDDGDMNAFKIVRELQKVGFDGCINADHIPKLEGDVGLAYSVGYIKALFAALAA